One Amblyomma americanum isolate KBUSLIRL-KWMA chromosome 8, ASM5285725v1, whole genome shotgun sequence DNA window includes the following coding sequences:
- the LOC144101546 gene encoding uncharacterized protein LOC144101546, giving the protein MTFVHGDDRLEHSVEVKTTSTKWEDQNNEHSYCQPGLGTWSKKQQLSAATLGEDDCVFYTGLAKRPFRNLVAAVKVESRKVFTVLPYEDQLLLTLMRLRLGLLYGYLARIFQISVGSDCNIFRDVLSVLCTVMEKVVIWLPRSIIQNSMPKSFIDNGYDRTTCIVDCSEINLQRPEKLMPRAQTYSSYKAHNTVKFLIVIAPNGYIMYVSPSYRGRASDKYITQDCKLEDHLGPGDEVMADRGFTLTTSMIVQGVKLNVPAFTKR; this is encoded by the exons ATGACCTTTGTTCACGGAGATGACCGTTTA GAACATTCTGTTGAAGTGAAAACTACTTCAACTAAGTGGGAGGACCAGAACAATGAGCATAGTTATTGCCAACCTGGACTTGGCACGTggtcaaagaagcagcagctatCTGCAGCAACGTTAGGAGAAGACGACTGTGTCTTTTATACGGGGCTGGCTAAAAGACCCTTCCGAAACTTGGTCGCAGCAGTGAAAGTAGAATCGAGGAAGGTCTTCACTGTGCTCCCCTATGAAGATCAGCTGCTGCTCACTCTCATGCGACTGCGCCTTGGCCTTCTCTATGGGTACTTGGCTAGAATATTTCAAATATCTGTAGGGAGTGACTGCAACATTTTCAGGGATGTCCTGTCGGTGCTGTGCACCGTTATGGAAAAAGTCGTAATTTGGCTACCACGATCAATcatacaaaacagcatgcctaagtCATTCATTGACAACGGATACGACAGAACCACATGTATTGTCGACTGCTCCGAGATAAACCTGCAGCGGCCAGAAAAACTGATGCCAAGGGCTCAAACCTACAGTAGCTACAAGGCGCACAACACAGTGAAGTTTCTTATTGTCATAGCACCAAATGGCTACATAATGTATGTGTCTCCCTCTTATAGAGGACGTGCATCGGACAAATATATCACACAAGACTGCAAGCTGGAGGACCATCTCGGCCCAGGAGATGAAGTCATGGCTGACAGAGGCTTCACCCTGACAACAAGCATGATAGTCCAAGGAGTGAAGCTAAACGTGCCTGCCTTCACAAAAAGGTAA